Proteins encoded in a region of the Caldanaerobius fijiensis DSM 17918 genome:
- a CDS encoding V-type ATPase subunit, whose amino-acid sequence MDKVTTHAAVNAKVRAMKGEFLTDDDYEKMLNMRSVFDVVRYLKENTSYKKLLSGMPSENVSRRDLESILKRNMIINIDRIIHYYRGDYRDFIKALYIKYEIEDLKRLARAIFNGSDLDEYKNLFVFIGKYSGIDPAKIFASRSIGQLIQNMEGSDFYPYLKPLLEGRRDNLFYYEMAIDMAYFSIIQKHWQKLSKDDREALEELEGTIADLYNLQWIYRGMKFYRLSPEELLNYTMDLGRRLTYRDRRALCYARSLDELYSMTMETPYAFLFNKDTTRDIYMERRINRYIFYTLKKIEKSVQLNIIHVVAYVLLLEFEIRDIISIVESIRYGMPVEEARKFLIREL is encoded by the coding sequence TGCAAAAGTACGGGCCATGAAAGGTGAATTTCTAACTGATGATGATTATGAAAAAATGCTAAATATGAGATCGGTTTTTGATGTTGTGAGATATTTAAAAGAAAATACTTCATATAAAAAGCTATTAAGCGGGATGCCTTCGGAAAATGTAAGCAGAAGAGACCTTGAGAGTATATTAAAGAGAAATATGATCATAAATATTGATAGAATTATTCATTATTATAGGGGCGATTACAGAGACTTTATTAAAGCTCTTTACATAAAATACGAAATAGAAGATCTTAAACGCCTTGCAAGGGCAATATTTAATGGCAGTGATTTAGACGAATATAAAAATTTATTCGTATTTATTGGCAAGTACAGCGGTATTGATCCAGCAAAGATTTTTGCTTCTAGATCTATAGGCCAGCTCATCCAGAATATGGAAGGTTCAGACTTTTATCCATATTTAAAGCCTTTACTTGAAGGAAGAAGGGATAATTTATTTTATTATGAGATGGCTATCGACATGGCGTATTTTAGTATAATACAAAAACATTGGCAAAAGCTTTCAAAGGATGACAGAGAGGCGTTAGAGGAGTTGGAGGGAACGATTGCCGATCTGTATAATCTTCAATGGATATACAGGGGAATGAAATTTTACAGACTATCGCCTGAAGAACTTTTAAATTACACTATGGACCTTGGTAGGAGGTTGACTTACAGGGACAGAAGGGCTTTATGCTATGCAAGGAGCCTTGATGAGCTCTATAGTATGACCATGGAAACTCCTTATGCATTTTTATTTAATAAGGATACTACGAGAGACATATATATGGAACGCAGGATAAATAGATACATATTTTATACGCTTAAAAAAATAGAGAAATCTGTACAACTAAATATTATCCATGTGGTAGCATATGTTTTGCTTTTGGAATTCGAAATAAGAGATATCATTTCAATAGTTGAAAGCATAAGGTATGGCATGCCGGTGGAGGAGGCTAGAAAATTTTTGATAAGGGAGTTATAG